In the genome of Spirochaetia bacterium, one region contains:
- a CDS encoding HSP20 family small heat-shock protein, translating to MNYLTDIDALIRDGYFDACTAKVPPMDVWEGKDSYGLSVELPGYKPDEITMQVKDHKLELATSDRFENPTDNGLTVLREADPKVMFERSLVLPDDADEENIKASLAKGVLTVLIAKKEVAQPREIEIA from the coding sequence ATGAACTACTTGACAGATATAGATGCACTGATAAGAGATGGATATTTTGATGCTTGTACAGCAAAGGTTCCGCCGATGGATGTATGGGAAGGCAAAGACAGCTACGGTTTGTCTGTTGAGCTTCCGGGCTATAAACCAGATGAGATCACAATGCAAGTCAAGGACCATAAGTTGGAGCTTGCAACCAGTGATAGGTTTGAGAATCCTACAGACAATGGCCTGACCGTATTAAGGGAAGCAGATCCGAAGGTAATGTTTGAAAGAAGCCTTGTATTGCCGGATGATGCTGATGAAGAAAACATCAAAGCAAGCCTGGCGAAAGGTGTGCTTACTGTACTGATAGCCAAGAAAGAAGTTGCACAACCGCGGGAAATTGAAATTGCATGA
- a CDS encoding Hsp20/alpha crystallin family protein has translation MMANDFGSMMNDFFDFYSNTKAGKWPKVDVTEGESGYQLDVILPGYDNGDVDVKVEKHTLKLATSDAFNKKDNKEKKEERNYLVKESHGRSQFSRSFQLPGDADEAGIKANFADGILNVSIPKVPAAQPRDIKIEIETD, from the coding sequence ATGATGGCTAATGATTTTGGTTCGATGATGAATGACTTTTTTGATTTTTATTCAAATACCAAGGCTGGAAAATGGCCTAAGGTCGATGTAACGGAAGGTGAATCCGGATATCAGCTGGATGTTATTCTTCCTGGATATGACAATGGGGATGTAGACGTCAAGGTTGAAAAGCATACGCTCAAACTTGCTACAAGCGATGCCTTCAATAAGAAGGATAACAAAGAAAAGAAGGAAGAGCGAAATTACTTGGTGAAGGAATCCCATGGCAGAAGCCAGTTTTCCAGATCATTCCAGTTGCCTGGCGATGCTGACGAAGCAGGTATCAAGGCAAATTTCGCTGATGGAATCCTAAACGTTTCCATTCCGAAAGTGCCTGCAGCCCAGCCGCGGGATATCAAGATTGAGATTGAGACTGACTAG
- a CDS encoding class I SAM-dependent methyltransferase — MTDIDWNKKWEKDMLEASVRRYDTDIAGCWNKRAKGYMDALCFEEPTIEKILSMIIHAASDTILDIGCGPGTLTIPLAKTSRSVTALDAADQMLDFLQERAKAERITNIASVNALWEDAVVIPHDIVVAYQCLIMPDMHSALEKMDSLAKKHVYLFRFANRRTHLRNLWELLCNEPYRSNPDYIYIVNILHQMGIFADVKIFDHTSVAVYDSVGQAILSVKSNLGPLAEGQDSYAIIGKYLEKHLEKDPVTGKLLLPSTNKMAMIDWTKAI, encoded by the coding sequence ATGACGGATATTGATTGGAATAAAAAATGGGAAAAGGATATGCTGGAGGCCTCTGTCCGCCGTTACGATACTGATATCGCAGGATGTTGGAACAAAAGGGCCAAAGGTTACATGGATGCCCTTTGTTTTGAAGAACCGACGATTGAAAAGATCCTATCAATGATTATCCATGCTGCTTCCGACACAATATTGGATATCGGATGTGGGCCAGGAACCCTGACTATTCCGCTTGCAAAGACTTCACGGTCTGTAACAGCACTAGACGCAGCAGACCAGATGCTTGATTTCCTTCAAGAGCGCGCAAAAGCGGAACGGATTACCAATATTGCAAGTGTCAATGCCCTGTGGGAAGATGCTGTAGTCATACCTCATGATATTGTCGTGGCTTACCAATGCCTTATAATGCCGGATATGCATTCTGCATTGGAAAAGATGGATAGTTTGGCAAAAAAACATGTATATCTGTTTCGCTTTGCAAATCGTAGGACCCATCTTCGTAATCTGTGGGAATTGCTTTGCAACGAGCCCTATCGAAGCAATCCTGACTACATCTATATCGTCAATATACTTCATCAAATGGGAATTTTTGCCGATGTCAAGATTTTTGATCATACATCCGTTGCTGTCTATGATTCTGTTGGACAAGCCATCCTTTCTGTGAAGTCCAACCTTGGGCCGTTGGCTGAAGGTCAGGATTCCTATGCGATAATCGGGAAGTATCTTGAGAAGCATCTGGAAAAAGATCCGGTTACAGGCAAGTTGTTGTTGCCAAGTACGAACAAGATGGCAATGATCGACTGGACAAAAGCTATTTGA
- a CDS encoding Hsp20/alpha crystallin family protein, producing the protein MYYGLDSLLDDFFNDYSPISGTKVPPVTIWEDKDGFTLEAEVPGYSLDDLKLKLEKEVLTISTSEKFDKELAKQEEHDDVVRHYCECDQKMSFSRSFQLPSRIDIDKVQAKLSKGILNIRIPKAEEAKPKMIDIK; encoded by the coding sequence ATGTATTACGGATTAGATTCACTTTTGGATGATTTTTTCAATGATTACTCACCGATCAGCGGAACAAAAGTTCCACCTGTGACAATCTGGGAAGACAAGGATGGATTTACCCTTGAAGCTGAAGTACCAGGATATTCGCTTGATGATCTGAAGCTCAAATTGGAAAAAGAAGTCCTGACGATTTCCACTTCAGAGAAATTTGATAAGGAACTTGCAAAGCAGGAAGAGCATGATGATGTCGTCCGCCATTACTGCGAATGTGATCAGAAGATGAGCTTTTCCAGATCTTTCCAGCTTCCTTCACGTATTGATATCGACAAAGTTCAGGCAAAGTTGAGCAAAGGTATTCTCAACATTCGGATTCCGAAAGCTGAAGAAGCGAAGCCGAAGATGATTGATATCAAGTAA
- a CDS encoding autoinducer 2 ABC transporter substrate-binding protein, with translation MKKLLSMILAISLAATSFVVANGTSESNTAGSTSSSKKDYKIAVVPKLTSISWFQRMEVGVKEYAKDTGVDAFYTGPSEGDGALQAQVIEDLISQGVDAICVVPFSTESLEPVLKKARDAGIVVITQEASGMKNIDYDVEAFDNAAYGRHFMEKLGKLTGGQGDYILEVGSLTSESHNQWVDAAKALQLKEFPGMHQYGDKIETADNLNNSYNKVKEVLTANPNLKGIEGSAMSDIAGAALAVEELGLSGKVSIVGTSLVSVSGKYIKDGTIAMASFWDPAVAGKAMIQLALKVLNKEPIENGCNLDVAGYDNLELNGKVLSGQAWIDVTKDNVDDPSINF, from the coding sequence GTGAAGAAATTATTGTCTATGATTCTTGCCATTTCATTGGCAGCAACTTCATTTGTAGTTGCAAATGGTACAAGTGAAAGCAACACTGCAGGAAGCACTTCTAGCAGTAAAAAGGATTATAAGATTGCTGTAGTACCTAAACTGACAAGCATCAGTTGGTTCCAGAGAATGGAAGTAGGTGTAAAGGAGTATGCAAAAGATACTGGCGTCGATGCATTTTATACAGGTCCCTCAGAGGGTGACGGTGCATTGCAAGCCCAAGTAATAGAAGATTTGATAAGCCAGGGCGTTGATGCTATCTGCGTTGTCCCTTTCTCGACCGAATCGCTTGAACCTGTCCTAAAGAAAGCAAGGGATGCAGGTATTGTCGTTATCACACAGGAAGCTTCAGGAATGAAAAACATTGATTACGATGTAGAAGCCTTCGACAATGCTGCTTACGGAAGACATTTCATGGAAAAATTGGGTAAACTGACAGGAGGACAAGGTGATTATATCCTAGAAGTAGGTTCTTTGACTTCTGAATCACATAACCAATGGGTCGATGCAGCAAAAGCACTGCAATTGAAAGAATTCCCCGGCATGCATCAATATGGAGATAAAATTGAAACAGCTGACAATCTCAACAATTCATACAACAAGGTAAAGGAAGTTTTAACAGCTAATCCGAACTTGAAAGGCATTGAAGGGTCAGCTATGTCAGATATTGCAGGAGCTGCATTGGCAGTGGAAGAACTTGGTTTGTCTGGAAAAGTGTCTATTGTTGGAACTTCTCTTGTTTCAGTTTCTGGGAAATACATCAAAGATGGCACAATTGCAATGGCTTCTTTCTGGGATCCGGCAGTTGCTGGGAAAGCAATGATACAGCTGGCTCTGAAAGTATTGAACAAAGAACCAATCGAAAATGGTTGCAATTTGGATGTCGCTGGTTATGACAATCTCGAGCTAAATGGAAAAGTCCTTAGCGGTCAGGCATGGATTGATGTCACAAAAGATAATGTAGATGATCCATCAATCAACTTTTAA
- a CDS encoding LacI family DNA-binding transcriptional regulator, with the protein MTIRELAKIAKVSPATISLVLNDKPGVGEKKRRQILSLLDDIGFDKEKRRVRCSGNKTLLFIKLVKSGYLVDENAGFIAKIMDSIQAECNGKGYSLQIQVVHGNFDHALAAVEYHKLCGVFVLGTELEVADYSILDHITVPYVVIDNSMSHFDCNSITMNNEEMAYEAVKYLASTNEKRIGYFCGGLTTQNFIERGQGLKKAIEDFGLSYDETTDRFMLVPSISLSYQKMKAYLESGAKVPRLVFSDNDIIAIGAVKAMAEFDIRVPEDVAVFGFDDIYLAQTAAPPLSTFHVYRTLIGKMATMMLLDEIEGDQPACVKIKVGGSMVVRKSTPQ; encoded by the coding sequence ATGACTATACGTGAACTTGCAAAAATTGCAAAAGTTTCTCCTGCTACTATTTCGTTGGTATTGAATGATAAACCAGGTGTAGGTGAAAAAAAACGGCGCCAGATACTTTCATTGCTGGACGATATCGGTTTTGACAAGGAAAAACGAAGAGTTCGTTGCAGTGGTAATAAAACTTTGCTTTTTATCAAGCTGGTAAAATCTGGATATCTTGTAGATGAAAATGCAGGATTCATAGCAAAAATTATGGATTCGATTCAGGCGGAATGCAATGGCAAAGGATATTCTTTGCAGATACAAGTTGTTCATGGAAATTTTGATCATGCACTTGCTGCTGTTGAGTATCATAAACTTTGTGGAGTCTTTGTATTAGGTACAGAACTTGAGGTGGCTGACTATTCTATCTTGGATCACATTACTGTCCCATATGTTGTCATAGATAATTCTATGTCCCATTTCGACTGTAATTCAATTACAATGAATAACGAAGAAATGGCTTATGAGGCTGTAAAGTATCTTGCATCGACCAATGAAAAAAGAATTGGCTATTTTTGCGGAGGACTGACTACTCAGAATTTTATTGAACGTGGACAGGGGCTCAAAAAGGCTATAGAAGACTTTGGACTTTCCTATGATGAGACAACCGACCGTTTTATGTTGGTTCCTTCAATTTCTTTGAGTTATCAGAAAATGAAGGCCTACCTTGAGTCCGGTGCGAAAGTGCCTCGGTTGGTTTTTTCTGACAATGATATAATTGCCATCGGGGCAGTAAAAGCAATGGCGGAATTTGATATCAGAGTTCCCGAGGATGTCGCTGTATTTGGATTTGATGATATTTACTTGGCCCAGACTGCTGCTCCGCCTCTTTCTACTTTCCATGTATATCGCACTTTGATTGGCAAGATGGCCACCATGATGCTTCTTGACGAAATAGAAGGAGATCAACCTGCTTGTGTCAAAATCAAAGTCGGTGGTTCTATGGTGGTAAGAAAAAGCACACCACAATAA
- a CDS encoding Hsp20/alpha crystallin family protein: MMNYLMNRDFDTLLDTAWDNFTGFQDKFPPMNIKENNDGYEVELEMPGVNIKDVSIKLDKHLLTVSSDQSKEKEDKSKKYLVKESTRRSFSRSVSLGEDVNEDGITAKLDDGVLKIVLPKKPEAKAKAPKLIEVTKAGN, translated from the coding sequence ATGATGAACTATTTGATGAACAGAGATTTTGATACGTTATTGGATACTGCATGGGACAATTTTACTGGTTTTCAGGATAAATTCCCTCCGATGAACATCAAAGAGAATAATGATGGCTATGAAGTAGAACTTGAAATGCCAGGTGTCAATATAAAGGATGTATCCATCAAATTGGATAAACACTTGCTCACTGTGTCTTCCGACCAATCGAAAGAAAAGGAAGATAAGTCCAAGAAATACCTGGTCAAGGAAAGCACCAGACGTAGTTTTAGCAGATCTGTTTCCTTGGGAGAAGATGTCAATGAGGACGGTATCACTGCAAAACTTGATGATGGCGTACTGAAGATAGTACTGCCTAAGAAGCCTGAAGCCAAGGCAAAAGCTCCGAAACTGATTGAAGTAACGAAAGCAGGTAATTGA
- a CDS encoding cupin domain-containing protein gives MSLSQKQNMRGGKGTILLKDLMEKGTVAHCRLFSQITIRQGCSIGQHDHVDETEYYWILKGEGIVTEADGEKQVAAGDMVVTGGGASHAIRNDKEEDLVLMALIILD, from the coding sequence ATGTCATTATCACAAAAACAGAACATGAGGGGAGGAAAAGGAACAATCCTGCTCAAGGATCTCATGGAAAAAGGAACAGTAGCTCACTGCAGGCTCTTCAGTCAGATTACCATCAGACAGGGTTGCTCCATCGGGCAGCATGATCATGTTGATGAAACTGAATACTATTGGATCCTCAAGGGAGAAGGCATTGTAACTGAGGCTGATGGCGAAAAGCAGGTAGCTGCGGGAGACATGGTCGTGACAGGTGGCGGAGCCAGCCATGCAATTCGCAACGACAAGGAAGAAGATCTCGTCCTGATGGCCCTGATCATCCTCGACTGA
- a CDS encoding sulfide/dihydroorotate dehydrogenase-like FAD/NAD-binding protein — protein MNKIIFKQKLSSEVFKMVIEAPLIAEAHKPGQFIILQLGGDFNERIPLTIADSDPEKGTITIVFQAVGATTHKLAMLKEGDYVANLLGPLGQPSELEKFGKCVCVGGGIGVAPLYPIAKKLKQLGNEVKIIMGARNKDLYVMKDEMAALADELILMTDDGSAGRKGLVTEPLKELCETWKPDYVFIVGPPIMMKFGALTTKPYGIKTVVSLNTIMIDGTGMCGGCRVSIGGKTKFVCVDGPDFDGHQVDWNNMLTRLGTYKPQEQEAHHKCHIGLHIPEGEA, from the coding sequence GTGAACAAGATTATTTTTAAGCAAAAACTTTCAAGTGAAGTTTTCAAAATGGTCATTGAAGCACCCCTTATTGCTGAAGCACATAAACCTGGACAGTTTATAATCCTGCAGCTTGGTGGAGATTTCAATGAAAGGATTCCTCTGACCATCGCTGATTCGGATCCTGAAAAGGGAACGATTACCATTGTTTTCCAGGCGGTCGGAGCTACGACTCATAAACTTGCCATGCTCAAGGAAGGGGATTACGTAGCAAATCTTCTTGGCCCGCTAGGCCAGCCTTCCGAATTGGAGAAGTTCGGTAAATGTGTATGTGTCGGAGGTGGTATTGGTGTAGCTCCCCTGTATCCAATTGCCAAGAAACTGAAACAACTCGGTAATGAAGTGAAAATCATCATGGGTGCCAGGAACAAGGACCTTTATGTCATGAAGGATGAGATGGCTGCCTTAGCCGACGAATTGATTCTTATGACCGATGATGGGTCAGCTGGACGCAAAGGTCTTGTTACCGAACCTCTGAAGGAACTCTGCGAGACTTGGAAGCCTGATTATGTCTTCATTGTCGGTCCTCCGATAATGATGAAATTCGGTGCCCTTACGACCAAGCCATATGGAATCAAAACCGTCGTATCATTGAATACGATTATGATCGATGGAACCGGTATGTGTGGTGGATGCCGTGTATCCATTGGTGGAAAGACAAAGTTCGTCTGTGTAGATGGACCTGATTTTGATGGACATCAGGTTGATTGGAACAACATGCTTACCAGGTTGGGTACCTATAA